A genomic region of Mitsuaria sp. 7 contains the following coding sequences:
- the ntrB gene encoding nitrate ABC transporter permease: MNPPTSLNARAALLSLLLLGLLLGIWFLATMSTGTVSSAASGTSAAAPAMTPEQIEYARLMGKPVPADAGGGGGGGGGGDASPVTAKSGFPTLAQMGTTIVHHLADPFYDKGPNDKGIGLQLAYSLGRVALGYLLAALVAIPLGFAIGMSPLVHRALDPFIQVLKPISPLAWMPLALYTIKDSAASGIFVIFICSVWPMLINTAFGVAGVRKEWLNVARTLEVRPLRRAFEVILPAAAPTILTGMRISMGIAWLVIVAAEMLVGGTGIGYFVWNEWNNLSLPNVIFAILVIGLVGMALDGLFARAQKAVTYAD, translated from the coding sequence ATGAACCCGCCGACATCGCTGAACGCGCGCGCCGCCCTGCTCTCGCTGCTGCTGCTCGGCCTGCTGCTGGGCATCTGGTTCCTGGCGACGATGAGCACCGGCACAGTCTCCTCCGCAGCTTCCGGGACGTCTGCCGCTGCGCCAGCGATGACGCCCGAGCAGATCGAATACGCCAGGCTGATGGGCAAGCCCGTGCCCGCCGACGCTGGTGGTGGTGGTGGTGGCGGCGGCGGTGGCGACGCCTCGCCGGTGACGGCGAAAAGCGGCTTCCCGACCCTGGCCCAGATGGGCACGACGATCGTCCACCACCTCGCCGATCCGTTCTACGACAAGGGGCCCAACGACAAGGGCATCGGCCTGCAGCTGGCGTACTCGCTGGGTCGCGTTGCGCTCGGGTATCTGCTCGCCGCGCTGGTCGCGATCCCGCTGGGCTTCGCGATCGGGATGAGCCCGCTGGTCCATCGCGCGCTCGATCCCTTCATCCAGGTGCTCAAGCCGATCTCGCCGCTGGCGTGGATGCCGCTGGCGCTCTACACGATCAAGGACTCGGCGGCGAGCGGCATCTTCGTGATCTTCATCTGCAGCGTCTGGCCGATGCTGATCAACACGGCCTTCGGCGTCGCCGGCGTGCGCAAGGAGTGGCTCAACGTCGCCCGCACGCTGGAGGTCCGCCCGCTGCGCCGCGCCTTCGAAGTGATCCTGCCCGCCGCCGCGCCGACCATCCTCACCGGCATGCGCATCAGCATGGGCATCGCCTGGCTCGTCATCGTCGCCGCGGAGATGCTGGTCGGCGGCACCGGCATCGGCTACTTCGTCTGGAACGAGTGGAACAACCTCAGCCTGCCCAACGTGATCTTCGCGATCCTCGTGATCGGCCTCGTGGGCATGGCGCTGGACGGGCTCTTCGCCCGCGCGCAGAAGGCGGTGACGTATGCGGATTGA
- a CDS encoding ABC transporter ATP-binding protein, translating into MEHGAAAAVDAALVLVRVEGLAKRYGDTTIFEDVNFTLRQGEFVCIVGHSGCGKTTILNALAGLEQASEGHVIVDGREVVGPGLDRGVVFQGHALMPWLTVRQNIAFAVRSKWPDWSKVQVDEQVCKYVALVSLTPALDKKPSQLSGGMKQRVGIARAFAIEPRMLLLDEPFGALDALTRGTIQDELLKICAATRQTVFMITHDVDEAILLADRVMLMSNGPRARVAEIVVNTMPRSRQRATLHHDPQYYPMRNHLMDFLVERSHPVTTPRSIA; encoded by the coding sequence ATGGAACACGGCGCCGCGGCGGCCGTCGATGCGGCACTGGTGCTGGTCCGCGTCGAGGGTCTGGCCAAGCGCTACGGCGACACCACCATTTTCGAGGACGTGAACTTCACGCTGCGCCAGGGCGAATTCGTCTGCATCGTGGGGCACAGCGGCTGTGGCAAGACGACGATCCTCAACGCGCTGGCGGGTCTGGAGCAGGCCAGCGAGGGCCACGTGATCGTCGACGGCCGCGAGGTCGTCGGACCGGGCCTCGATCGCGGCGTCGTCTTCCAGGGTCATGCGCTGATGCCCTGGCTGACGGTGCGGCAGAACATCGCCTTCGCGGTGCGCAGCAAGTGGCCGGACTGGTCGAAGGTGCAGGTCGATGAGCAGGTCTGCAAATACGTCGCGCTGGTCAGCCTGACGCCGGCGCTCGACAAGAAGCCGAGCCAGCTCTCAGGCGGCATGAAGCAGCGCGTAGGCATCGCGCGCGCCTTCGCGATCGAGCCGCGGATGCTGCTGCTCGACGAGCCTTTCGGCGCGCTGGATGCGCTCACGCGCGGCACCATCCAGGACGAGCTGCTGAAGATCTGCGCCGCGACGCGGCAGACGGTCTTCATGATCACGCACGACGTCGACGAGGCCATCCTGCTCGCCGACCGCGTGATGCTGATGTCGAACGGTCCGCGTGCGCGCGTGGCCGAGATCGTCGTGAACACGATGCCCCGCTCGCGCCAGCGCGCCACGCTGCACCACGATCCCCAGTACTACCCCATGCGCAACCACCTGATGGACTTCCTGGTGGAGCGCAGCCATCCCGTCACCACGCCAAGGAGCATTGCATGA
- the cynS gene encoding cyanase codes for MSRLDVTEKIIATKVAKGLKWSDVAEQVGLSKEWVTAGCLGQMTFDDAQAATLAAIFDLTEAETQWLKVVPYKGSLPTSVPTDPLIYRFYELISVYGTTFKELIHEEFGDGIMSAIDFRMDLQREPDPKGDRVSIVMSGKFLPYKTY; via the coding sequence ATGAGCCGACTCGACGTCACCGAAAAGATCATCGCCACCAAGGTGGCCAAGGGCCTGAAGTGGTCCGACGTGGCCGAGCAGGTCGGCCTCAGCAAGGAGTGGGTCACGGCCGGCTGCCTCGGCCAGATGACCTTCGACGACGCGCAGGCCGCGACGCTCGCGGCGATATTCGATCTCACCGAGGCGGAGACGCAGTGGCTCAAGGTGGTCCCGTACAAGGGCAGCCTGCCGACGTCGGTGCCGACGGATCCGCTGATCTACCGCTTCTACGAGTTGATCAGCGTGTACGGCACGACGTTCAAGGAACTGATCCACGAGGAGTTCGGCGACGGCATCATGAGCGCGATCGACTTCCGCATGGACCTGCAGCGCGAGCCCGATCCGAAGGGCGACCGCGTCAGCATCGTGATGAGCGGGAAGTTCCTGCCGTACAAGACGTATTGA
- a CDS encoding VOC family protein, whose amino-acid sequence MPKSLFISLPVSDLGASIAFYKALGFGQNPQFSGEDGAAMVWSDAIQVMLVTHAKWRTFTQRPFPPAGSCGLMLSLALESRAAVDAMNEAAAANGGQADVNPMEDHGFMYTRDLADPDGHLWAALWMDPTAMPAG is encoded by the coding sequence ATGCCCAAGAGCCTCTTCATCAGCCTTCCGGTCAGCGACCTCGGCGCCTCGATCGCCTTCTACAAGGCCCTGGGCTTCGGCCAGAACCCGCAGTTCAGCGGTGAAGACGGCGCCGCCATGGTCTGGAGCGACGCGATCCAGGTCATGCTGGTCACGCACGCCAAGTGGCGGACCTTCACCCAGCGGCCGTTCCCGCCGGCCGGTTCCTGCGGGCTGATGCTGTCGCTGGCCCTGGAGAGTCGCGCCGCCGTCGACGCGATGAACGAGGCTGCCGCCGCCAATGGCGGGCAGGCCGATGTGAATCCGATGGAGGACCACGGCTTCATGTACACCCGCGACCTCGCCGATCCCGACGGTCATCTGTGGGCCGCCCTCTGGATGGATCCGACGGCGATGCCAGCGGGCTGA
- a CDS encoding CHASE2 domain-containing protein, producing the protein MAEIGARLPRLPRLAWLVPLVAMLAAMALVVHDPVPLRVARNAVFDQFQRWHPRPYLAPPVRIIDIDEESLRRIGQWPWSRAQVARLLDATRQLEPASVSLDIMFPEPEGQTRADAGGRASDDPDQTLAQALRRGRVALGVALTGPRQGGDAADAAGGPLLFKAGFIAVGGEPTRSVPAFSSSVSNLRDLQLAAAGQGAMTFMPDVDGVVRRVPLLFSLQGRPVPSLTAEALRLAAGADAYVVHAAADAGGVIDLRIGTHRIDTDQTGALWMHFARPQAERYLPAWQVLEGRVPPASLKGRIVLIGTSAQGLLDLRFSPLGGVIPGVEVHAQALEQIVSGQQLRRPGWVPATEAIVALIGCIAVGIVAMRARPGRSSLLFLGLVGAIGLAAWTSFRFGRLLLDPGAPVLAMALVFAPTMLMRHRWAERRQRWMQTTFSRYVSPNLIDYLVANPQALELGGRRQRCSFVFTDLQGFTARMETMDPAVAVSVLNTYLDRMIAIAFKHDGTLDRIVGDAVAIMFSAPVPQADHEARALRCALEMQAFAREHVDALQRQGIAFCDTRIGVHTGEVTVGNFGGATLFDYRALGDPVNTAARLEGANKFLGTSLCVSEDTLRGCPGAVTRPVGRLRLAGRSTYLMVHEAQAADGQSVEADVDYASAFEWMRRGDDAALAAFEVLAAQRPDDKLVALHVTRLRAGSRDDAIDLLAK; encoded by the coding sequence ATGGCTGAGATCGGCGCCCGTCTGCCACGCCTGCCGCGCCTGGCCTGGCTGGTGCCGCTGGTCGCGATGCTGGCGGCGATGGCGTTGGTCGTGCACGATCCCGTGCCTTTGCGCGTGGCGCGCAACGCGGTGTTCGACCAGTTCCAGCGCTGGCATCCGAGGCCCTACCTGGCGCCTCCCGTGCGGATCATCGACATCGACGAGGAAAGCCTGCGACGCATCGGGCAATGGCCGTGGTCCCGGGCCCAGGTGGCGCGCCTGCTGGATGCCACGCGGCAGCTCGAGCCCGCGTCCGTCTCGCTGGACATCATGTTTCCCGAACCGGAAGGGCAGACGCGCGCGGATGCGGGGGGCCGTGCTTCCGACGATCCAGACCAGACGCTGGCGCAGGCGCTGCGACGCGGGCGGGTCGCACTCGGCGTCGCGCTGACCGGACCGCGGCAGGGGGGCGACGCGGCCGACGCCGCCGGCGGGCCCTTGCTGTTCAAGGCCGGCTTCATCGCCGTCGGCGGCGAGCCGACCCGTTCGGTGCCGGCGTTCTCGAGCAGCGTGTCCAATCTCCGCGACCTGCAGCTGGCCGCGGCGGGGCAGGGCGCGATGACCTTCATGCCGGACGTGGACGGCGTCGTGCGCCGCGTGCCGCTCCTGTTCAGCCTGCAAGGGCGGCCGGTGCCTTCGCTCACCGCCGAGGCGCTGCGCCTGGCCGCCGGCGCGGACGCCTATGTCGTCCACGCCGCCGCGGACGCGGGCGGAGTCATCGACCTGCGCATCGGCACGCATCGGATCGACACCGATCAGACCGGCGCCCTGTGGATGCATTTCGCGCGCCCGCAGGCCGAGCGCTACCTGCCGGCATGGCAGGTGTTGGAGGGGCGAGTCCCGCCGGCGTCGTTGAAGGGCAGGATCGTCCTGATCGGCACCTCGGCGCAAGGCCTGCTCGACCTGCGTTTCAGCCCCCTGGGCGGCGTCATCCCGGGTGTCGAAGTCCATGCGCAGGCGCTGGAGCAGATCGTGTCGGGCCAGCAACTGCGCAGACCCGGATGGGTACCGGCGACGGAGGCGATCGTCGCGTTGATCGGCTGCATCGCGGTGGGGATCGTCGCGATGAGGGCGCGTCCGGGCCGGTCGAGTCTCCTTTTCCTGGGTCTCGTGGGGGCCATCGGACTGGCGGCGTGGACGTCCTTCCGCTTCGGGCGGCTGCTCCTGGATCCGGGTGCACCCGTCCTGGCGATGGCGCTGGTCTTCGCCCCGACCATGCTGATGCGTCACCGGTGGGCGGAGCGACGTCAACGCTGGATGCAGACGACGTTCTCGCGCTACGTGTCGCCCAACCTGATCGACTACCTGGTCGCGAACCCGCAGGCGCTTGAACTGGGTGGGCGTCGCCAGCGATGCAGCTTCGTGTTCACGGACCTGCAAGGCTTCACGGCGAGGATGGAAACGATGGATCCGGCGGTTGCGGTGTCGGTGCTGAACACCTACCTCGACCGGATGATCGCCATCGCGTTCAAGCATGACGGCACGCTGGACCGGATCGTGGGGGACGCGGTGGCGATCATGTTCTCCGCGCCCGTGCCGCAGGCCGACCACGAAGCGCGCGCGCTGCGTTGCGCGCTGGAGATGCAGGCGTTCGCGCGGGAGCATGTCGACGCGTTGCAGCGGCAGGGGATCGCGTTCTGCGACACGCGCATCGGCGTGCACACCGGCGAAGTGACCGTGGGCAACTTCGGCGGGGCGACGCTCTTCGACTACCGCGCCTTGGGCGATCCGGTGAACACGGCGGCGCGGCTGGAAGGCGCCAACAAGTTCCTGGGGACCTCGCTGTGCGTCTCGGAGGACACGCTGCGGGGCTGCCCAGGCGCCGTGACGCGGCCGGTGGGACGCTTGCGACTGGCCGGACGTTCGACCTACCTGATGGTCCACGAGGCCCAGGCGGCGGACGGGCAATCCGTCGAAGCGGATGTCGATTACGCGAGCGCCTTCGAATGGATGCGACGCGGCGACGATGCCGCGCTCGCGGCATTCGAAGTCCTGGCGGCCCAGCGTCCCGATGACAAGCTGGTCGCGCTGCATGTGACCCGATTGAGAGCCGGCAGCCGCGACGACGCGATCGATCTGTTGGCGAAGTAG
- a CDS encoding HD domain-containing phosphohydrolase, producing the protein MTSPESRAPERSADAVRLKGLIETCIMMSMSRDRQALLQQLLGEGRRLLHCDGATMYMVTEQQTLCFELRTRSDPLPSQQIPLYHEQTGRPNENFVSVYTALHNRAVLIDDVYAESRFDLTGTRAFDVATGYRTVSMLTVPIAPRGGAPIGVLQFMNALDPASGAIVPFDPETVGLVEAIAAQAAVALDNLSLVESHKDLMSSLIRVLANAIDAKSPYTGRHCERVPELAIMLARAASEATEGPLKHFAFRSEEEWEEFRIGAWLHDCGKVTTPEYVIDKATKLETIHNRIHEVRMRFEVMRRDLEIASLQARLAGAWSDDAQAAHESALAQLDADFAFVAKCNVGTEAMDDEAVDRLHRVGARRWTRYFDDRLGLSAAELASRSGEADPELPCSEPLLSDRLRDIVPRPAEDRPDPSYGFRMDVPEHLYNRGELHNLGVRSGTLTQEERYKINEHMVHTVTMLEQMPFPKHLRRVPEYAGTHHERMDGKGYPRRLGPDRLSVPSRIMAVADIFEALTASDRPYKKPKKLSEALAVLQRMAGPHVDPDIFNLFLSSGVYLDFARKHLDPSQIDVEDASAYQAPGANG; encoded by the coding sequence ATGACGTCCCCGGAATCGCGCGCTCCCGAGCGCTCCGCCGACGCGGTCCGTCTCAAGGGCCTGATCGAGACCTGCATCATGATGTCCATGAGCCGGGACCGTCAGGCGCTGCTGCAGCAGCTGCTCGGAGAAGGCCGCCGGCTGCTGCATTGCGACGGCGCGACCATGTACATGGTGACGGAGCAGCAGACCCTGTGCTTCGAGCTCCGCACCCGCAGCGACCCCTTGCCCTCCCAGCAGATCCCGCTGTACCACGAGCAGACCGGCCGGCCCAACGAGAACTTCGTCTCCGTCTACACGGCGCTGCACAACCGCGCCGTGCTGATCGACGACGTGTATGCGGAGAGCCGCTTCGACCTGACCGGCACGCGCGCCTTCGACGTCGCGACGGGGTATCGAACCGTGTCCATGCTGACGGTCCCGATCGCGCCCCGCGGCGGCGCGCCGATCGGGGTGCTGCAGTTCATGAACGCGCTGGACCCGGCGAGCGGGGCCATCGTGCCCTTCGATCCCGAAACGGTGGGCCTGGTGGAGGCGATCGCGGCGCAGGCCGCGGTGGCGCTGGACAACCTGTCGCTGGTGGAGTCGCACAAGGACTTGATGAGCAGCCTGATCCGCGTGCTCGCCAATGCCATCGATGCGAAGAGCCCGTACACCGGCCGCCATTGCGAGCGCGTGCCGGAGCTGGCGATCATGCTCGCGCGCGCCGCGAGCGAGGCGACCGAGGGCCCGCTCAAGCACTTCGCCTTCCGGTCCGAGGAAGAGTGGGAGGAGTTCCGCATCGGCGCCTGGCTGCACGATTGCGGCAAGGTGACGACGCCCGAATACGTCATCGACAAGGCCACCAAGCTGGAGACCATCCACAACCGCATCCACGAGGTCCGGATGCGCTTCGAGGTGATGCGGCGCGACCTGGAGATCGCCTCGCTGCAGGCGCGCCTGGCCGGCGCCTGGAGCGACGACGCGCAGGCCGCGCATGAGTCCGCGCTGGCGCAGCTCGACGCCGACTTCGCCTTCGTGGCCAAGTGCAACGTCGGCACGGAGGCGATGGACGATGAGGCGGTCGATCGACTGCATCGCGTCGGCGCCCGCCGTTGGACGAGATACTTCGACGACCGTCTGGGCTTGTCGGCGGCCGAGCTGGCGAGCCGCAGCGGCGAGGCCGACCCCGAGCTGCCCTGCAGCGAACCGCTGCTGTCGGACCGCCTGCGCGACATCGTGCCGCGGCCGGCGGAAGACCGGCCGGATCCGTCGTACGGCTTCAGGATGGACGTGCCGGAGCATCTCTACAACCGCGGCGAGCTGCACAACCTCGGCGTGCGCAGCGGGACGCTGACGCAGGAGGAGCGCTACAAGATCAACGAGCACATGGTGCACACGGTCACCATGCTCGAACAGATGCCGTTCCCCAAGCATCTGCGCCGCGTGCCGGAATACGCCGGCACGCATCACGAGCGCATGGACGGGAAGGGCTATCCGCGCCGGCTCGGTCCGGACCGGCTGTCCGTGCCGAGCCGCATCATGGCGGTGGCCGACATCTTCGAAGCGCTGACGGCGTCGGACCGTCCGTACAAGAAGCCCAAGAAACTGTCGGAAGCCCTGGCGGTGCTGCAGCGGATGGCGGGACCGCACGTCGATCCGGACATCTTCAACCTGTTCCTGAGCTCGGGCGTCTATCTCGACTTCGCGCGCAAGCACCTGGATCCGTCGCAGATCGACGTCGAGGACGCGAGCGCCTACCAGGCCCCCGGCGCCAATGGCTGA
- a CDS encoding FecR domain-containing protein: MTLDFRRSSDRRVGAASSPGLRHLVAMAALCAVSGVAWSSPSATVLFSSGEVRAVSAKGEVRELKTGAQIESGETVQTGKGRVQLRMVDGALMALSEQTTLRLDDYRVADAPGAEERGFMSLIRGALRTISGSIGHPRAEEYRLDTPSGTIGIRGTEYTAAVGSEGGLEVGVIGGRVAVCNDGGCVDVPKGFMALTPNRAVKPAVSVKPLVLLQPANAVAVAIASAETATPAAEVPATRHSPTSGEQVSQFLVAALTPPAVAAPGTAGGAPADDDALPPLPGATVVGTPSGAGAGGQNAPIVVVTPPAASPSPSPAPAPAPAPAPAPAPTPAPSPSPSPSPSPSPSPAPAPGPSGPPAPPAPPAPPGPPTGPGPGPIPLPDGNVTLGLVWSTDKGEVASGLTQGKAHFNPTGGLVDADNPTTGKSMLEKGKPIDVGSDGVIGWGRWTDGQSKVKGTGNGKGVGNGNLSTLHYFAIAETPVGAVSGLFSSMASTAPTVQSDGKLVATGAVNGATGSFNASLQLQLGGRASYSLTVPVAGQTFSLVGVATQTSASGFSGVSLISSTGTGCLGGCTGSLGNNVSVIGQIAGAAGTRAGVAYGFDSRIGNVSGVIVFKR; encoded by the coding sequence ATGACCCTCGACTTCCGACGTTCTTCCGACCGTCGCGTCGGCGCCGCCTCCTCGCCCGGCCTGCGCCATCTGGTGGCGATGGCCGCGCTGTGCGCGGTGTCTGGCGTGGCCTGGTCGAGCCCGTCTGCGACGGTGCTGTTCTCGAGCGGCGAGGTGCGCGCGGTGTCCGCCAAGGGCGAGGTGCGCGAGCTCAAGACCGGTGCACAGATCGAGTCCGGCGAAACGGTGCAGACCGGAAAAGGACGCGTGCAGTTGCGCATGGTCGACGGCGCGCTGATGGCGCTCAGCGAGCAGACGACGCTGCGACTGGACGATTACCGCGTGGCGGACGCGCCGGGTGCCGAGGAGCGCGGTTTCATGAGCCTGATCCGCGGCGCGCTGCGCACGATCAGCGGAAGCATCGGCCATCCGCGCGCGGAGGAGTACCGGCTGGACACGCCCTCCGGCACGATCGGCATCCGGGGGACGGAGTACACCGCGGCCGTCGGCAGCGAGGGCGGCTTGGAGGTGGGCGTCATCGGCGGCCGTGTGGCGGTCTGCAACGACGGGGGTTGCGTCGATGTGCCCAAAGGCTTCATGGCCCTGACGCCCAACCGGGCCGTGAAGCCGGCGGTCAGCGTCAAGCCGCTGGTGCTCCTGCAGCCTGCCAACGCGGTCGCGGTCGCGATCGCTTCGGCCGAGACGGCGACGCCCGCCGCGGAAGTCCCCGCGACCCGCCACTCACCAACGTCGGGCGAGCAGGTGTCGCAGTTCCTGGTGGCGGCCCTCACGCCGCCGGCCGTCGCCGCCCCGGGGACGGCCGGCGGCGCGCCTGCGGACGACGATGCGCTGCCTCCACTCCCGGGCGCCACGGTCGTCGGAACCCCTTCGGGCGCCGGCGCCGGTGGCCAGAACGCGCCGATCGTGGTGGTGACTCCACCCGCAGCCTCGCCATCGCCATCGCCTGCACCTGCACCTGCACCTGCACCTGCACCTGCACCTGCACCAACACCGGCACCTTCACCTTCACCTTCACCTTCACCTTCACCTTCACCTTCACCGGCACCGGCACCGGGCCCATCTGGGCCGCCGGCTCCTCCGGCGCCGCCGGCGCCGCCCGGACCGCCAACGGGACCGGGTCCCGGTCCGATCCCGCTGCCGGACGGCAACGTCACGCTCGGTCTGGTGTGGAGCACCGACAAGGGCGAAGTCGCGTCCGGACTGACCCAGGGCAAGGCGCACTTCAACCCGACGGGCGGTCTGGTGGATGCGGACAACCCGACGACCGGCAAATCGATGCTCGAGAAAGGCAAGCCGATCGACGTCGGCTCCGACGGTGTCATCGGCTGGGGCCGTTGGACCGACGGTCAGAGCAAGGTCAAGGGCACCGGCAACGGCAAGGGCGTTGGCAACGGCAACCTGTCGACGCTGCACTACTTCGCCATCGCCGAGACGCCGGTCGGCGCCGTGAGCGGCCTGTTCTCGTCGATGGCGTCCACTGCGCCGACCGTGCAGTCCGACGGCAAGCTGGTCGCCACCGGCGCCGTGAACGGCGCCACCGGCTCGTTCAACGCCTCGCTGCAGCTGCAACTCGGCGGGAGGGCCAGCTATTCGCTCACGGTGCCCGTGGCCGGCCAGACCTTCTCGCTGGTGGGCGTGGCGACGCAGACTTCGGCGTCCGGCTTCTCGGGGGTCTCGCTGATCTCCAGCACCGGCACCGGATGTCTGGGTGGATGTACCGGCAGCCTGGGCAACAACGTCTCGGTGATCGGACAGATCGCCGGCGCCGCGGGCACGCGGGCCGGGGTGGCCTACGGTTTCGACAGCCGCATCGGCAACGTGTCGGGCGTGATCGTCTTCAAGCGTTGA
- a CDS encoding surface lipoprotein assembly modifier, whose translation MLDRASSLLARHDAAAAYDLLVAAEPTRAGDPAFDYLLGIAALDAGHVTRAIFALERAVDARPDDRLARAELGRAYLAAGDVQRAREQLTRARAGDAPPEAAAAIDRVLGVVDRVVPQRGTRVSGYVELGVGYDSNVNSATNQGEFAIPAFGGILFQTTPESRRQGALVGNAAAGAFAELPLSDGWSLLGGANLRHTANRDVHDLDTVLADATAGVRHTAGSQSQTLALQAGSARVGSRRYRDVGGITAQWQSQFNEQLQGSLFGQWSRQDFPEDAGRDNDRSVLGLGLARSFGGGATLVYGSVYLARERTDPAFASFGHRGRGARVGVERRLTGELFLVGEAQFEDRRYGGEEAFFDTVRRDRQQEASAGLRYRVGDRWEFTGQLRYTRAASNVVLYDYVRSTFQLTLHRSFP comes from the coding sequence TTGCTTGATCGAGCGTCGTCCCTGCTGGCGCGGCATGACGCCGCGGCCGCGTACGACCTGCTGGTCGCGGCGGAACCCACCCGGGCCGGCGATCCCGCATTCGACTATCTCCTCGGTATCGCCGCGCTGGACGCCGGCCATGTGACGCGCGCCATCTTCGCGTTGGAGCGTGCCGTCGACGCACGTCCGGACGACAGGCTCGCGCGCGCCGAACTGGGCCGGGCCTATCTGGCCGCCGGCGATGTCCAACGGGCGCGCGAGCAACTGACCCGCGCACGGGCCGGCGACGCGCCGCCGGAGGCCGCCGCCGCCATCGATCGCGTGCTGGGCGTCGTCGACCGGGTCGTCCCGCAGCGCGGGACGCGTGTGTCCGGCTATGTGGAACTCGGTGTCGGCTACGACAGCAACGTCAACAGCGCGACCAACCAGGGCGAGTTCGCGATCCCCGCATTCGGCGGCATCCTTTTCCAGACCACGCCGGAAAGCCGCCGCCAGGGCGCGCTCGTCGGCAACGCCGCGGCCGGGGCGTTCGCGGAACTGCCGCTGTCGGACGGCTGGAGCCTCCTCGGCGGCGCCAATCTGCGCCATACCGCGAATCGCGACGTCCATGATCTGGACACGGTGCTGGCGGACGCGACGGCCGGCGTGCGGCACACGGCCGGTTCGCAGAGTCAGACCCTCGCGTTGCAGGCCGGGTCCGCGCGGGTCGGATCGCGGCGTTACCGCGACGTCGGCGGCATCACCGCGCAATGGCAATCGCAGTTCAATGAGCAGCTTCAGGGCAGCCTTTTCGGTCAGTGGTCGCGCCAGGACTTTCCCGAAGACGCGGGCCGCGACAACGACCGGTCGGTGCTGGGTCTGGGCCTGGCGCGCAGCTTCGGCGGCGGCGCGACGCTGGTCTATGGCAGCGTCTATCTCGCGCGCGAGCGCACCGATCCCGCCTTCGCGTCCTTCGGACATCGCGGGCGCGGCGCTCGCGTCGGCGTCGAACGTCGTCTGACCGGCGAGCTGTTCCTCGTCGGTGAAGCGCAGTTCGAAGATCGTCGCTACGGCGGCGAGGAAGCCTTCTTCGACACCGTCCGGCGTGACCGGCAGCAGGAGGCCTCGGCCGGCCTGCGCTACCGCGTGGGCGATCGCTGGGAATTCACCGGCCAGCTGCGCTACACGCGCGCTGCGTCCAACGTCGTGCTGTACGACTACGTGCGCAGCACGTTCCAGCTCACCCTCCACAGGAGCTTCCCATGA
- a CDS encoding DUF2946 domain-containing protein — MQATRTSIRRWAWLVSFTILLAAMLPSLSQAMLVHQGASFAEICSATGAKLVVIGADGNVDTSRDSASLMSSSMNCPYCAIHHGAPDLPPATVQWTPPDALKFERPQLFFTAPRPLFAWAPSLARGPPAVA; from the coding sequence ATGCAAGCCACGCGGACATCGATCAGGCGCTGGGCATGGCTCGTGAGCTTCACGATCCTGCTCGCGGCGATGCTGCCGTCGTTGTCGCAGGCGATGCTGGTGCATCAGGGCGCATCGTTTGCAGAGATCTGCTCCGCGACCGGCGCCAAGCTCGTGGTGATCGGCGCCGACGGCAATGTCGACACGAGCCGCGACAGCGCATCGCTGATGAGCTCGTCGATGAACTGCCCGTACTGCGCCATCCACCATGGCGCACCCGATCTGCCTCCCGCCACCGTCCAATGGACGCCGCCCGACGCGTTGAAGTTCGAGCGTCCGCAGCTGTTCTTCACCGCGCCGCGCCCGCTCTTCGCGTGGGCGCCTTCGCTCGCGCGCGGACCTCCCGCCGTCGCCTGA
- a CDS encoding SCO family protein: MRHPSPAPRAPDARRRALTIAACLLPLAACKPSPSFHGIDLSLVGYASDFALQGSDGRPHRLADFRGKVVMMFFGFTQCPDVCPTALTRAAAVHQMLGEDAKDFQVLFVTIDPERDTAPVLAAYTAAFNPSFLGLYSDLDGTAAVAKEFKVYYGKVPTGSSYTMDHSTISTVFDRQGKARLAIKHEMSAADLAADVRQLLKA, from the coding sequence ATGCGACACCCTTCTCCCGCACCGCGCGCGCCCGACGCGCGCCGCCGTGCCTTGACCATCGCCGCCTGCCTGCTGCCGTTGGCGGCCTGCAAGCCCTCCCCATCCTTCCACGGCATCGATCTTTCGCTGGTGGGCTACGCGAGCGACTTCGCGCTCCAGGGCTCTGATGGCCGACCGCATCGGCTGGCCGACTTCCGCGGCAAGGTCGTGATGATGTTCTTCGGCTTCACGCAGTGCCCCGATGTCTGCCCGACCGCGCTCACGCGCGCCGCGGCCGTGCATCAGATGCTGGGCGAGGACGCGAAGGACTTCCAGGTCCTCTTCGTGACCATCGACCCGGAGCGCGACACCGCGCCGGTGCTCGCGGCCTACACCGCCGCGTTCAACCCGAGCTTCCTCGGGCTCTACAGCGACCTCGACGGCACCGCCGCGGTCGCCAAGGAGTTCAAGGTCTATTACGGCAAGGTGCCCACGGGCAGCAGCTACACGATGGACCACTCGACGATCAGCACCGTCTTCGACCGCCAGGGCAAGGCGCGTCTGGCCATCAAGCATGAGATGAGCGCCGCGGACCTGGCCGCGGACGTGCGCCAGCTGCTCAAGGCCTGA